A genomic window from Martelella lutilitoris includes:
- a CDS encoding MarR family winged helix-turn-helix transcriptional regulator has protein sequence MDHVDSILAEWQAERPDLDAMPMGVMGRLKRLQQHLARNLETVFSRYGLNAASFDVLATLRRSGPPYALSPSALMDRTMVSSGTMTNRLDRLEAAGFISRKRNPEDGRGFVIALSDKGFALIDEAVSAHVENQHRLIASLPMEDRAALDRLLAKWLAAFE, from the coding sequence ATGGATCATGTCGACAGTATTCTTGCCGAGTGGCAGGCCGAGCGTCCGGACCTCGACGCCATGCCGATGGGCGTCATGGGACGCCTCAAACGGCTGCAGCAGCATCTTGCGCGTAATCTCGAGACGGTGTTTTCGCGCTACGGGCTGAACGCCGCGAGTTTCGACGTGCTGGCAACGCTGAGGCGTTCCGGACCGCCCTATGCGCTCTCGCCCTCGGCGCTGATGGACCGGACGATGGTCTCCTCCGGCACGATGACCAATAGGCTCGACCGGCTGGAGGCGGCGGGTTTCATCTCGCGTAAGCGCAATCCGGAGGATGGGCGCGGCTTCGTCATCGCACTGTCAGACAAGGGCTTCGCCCTGATCGACGAGGCGGTAAGCGCCCATGTCGAGAACCAGCACAGGCTGATTGCATCCCTGCCGATGGAAGACCGCGCGGCGCTGGACAGACTGCTGGCCAAATGGCTGGCGGCGTTTGAATGA
- a CDS encoding NADH:flavin oxidoreductase produces the protein MSNSANEALFRPFKLKSLELKNRIVMAPMTRGFSPDGVPGQNVADYYRRRAESDVGLILSEGTVVDRPNSKNLPGIPDFHGERALAGWKNVIDTVHAAGGRMGPQIWHVANTIASADYPPNPDETESPSGFVKPGEKRGHAMSEEDIADTIAAFARAAADAERLGFDVVELHGAHGYLIDQFFWPELNLREDRWGGPAIGERARFAAEIIKAVREAVSDAMPVIIRLSQWKQQDYNAKIATTPDGMAEWLEPLVDAGADMLHCSQRRFWEPEFPEIDGENGLNFAGWAKKITGVPTISVGSVGLDGADFLGSFGGAETSASGLEKLVSRMEKDEFDLIAVGRALIKDPEWVKKVEAGEIDKLQAFSRETLAELV, from the coding sequence ATGTCAAACTCCGCCAATGAGGCCCTGTTCCGGCCCTTCAAACTCAAATCGCTTGAACTGAAGAACCGGATCGTGATGGCGCCGATGACGCGCGGCTTTTCGCCGGACGGCGTGCCCGGCCAGAATGTTGCCGATTACTACCGCCGCCGCGCCGAGAGCGATGTCGGCCTGATCCTTTCCGAAGGCACCGTTGTCGACCGCCCCAACTCGAAGAACCTTCCCGGCATTCCGGATTTCCATGGAGAGAGAGCGCTCGCAGGGTGGAAAAACGTGATCGACACGGTTCATGCGGCCGGCGGCAGGATGGGGCCGCAGATCTGGCATGTGGCCAACACCATAGCCAGCGCCGATTATCCGCCGAACCCCGATGAGACCGAAAGCCCCTCCGGTTTCGTCAAGCCGGGCGAGAAGCGCGGCCACGCCATGAGCGAGGAAGACATTGCCGACACGATTGCCGCTTTTGCCAGGGCCGCGGCGGATGCCGAGCGCCTCGGCTTCGATGTGGTGGAACTGCACGGCGCCCATGGCTATCTGATCGACCAGTTTTTCTGGCCGGAGCTGAACCTGCGCGAGGACCGCTGGGGCGGACCGGCGATTGGCGAGCGCGCGCGCTTTGCCGCCGAGATTATCAAGGCCGTGCGCGAGGCCGTCTCCGACGCCATGCCGGTGATCATCCGCCTCAGCCAGTGGAAGCAGCAGGACTACAATGCGAAGATCGCCACCACGCCGGACGGGATGGCCGAGTGGCTGGAGCCGCTGGTGGATGCCGGCGCCGACATGCTCCACTGCTCGCAGCGCCGCTTCTGGGAACCGGAATTTCCCGAAATCGACGGCGAAAACGGCCTCAACTTCGCCGGCTGGGCCAAGAAGATCACCGGCGTGCCGACGATTTCGGTCGGGTCTGTCGGCCTTGACGGCGCGGATTTCCTCGGCTCCTTCGGCGGCGCTGAAACCTCCGCCTCCGGACTTGAGAAGCTGGTCAGCCGCATGGAAAAGGACGAGTTCGATTTGATCGCCGTCGGCCGCGCGCTGATCAAGGATCCCGAATGGGTGAAGAAGGTCGAGGCCGGCGAGATCGACAAGCTTCAGGCCTTTTCACGTGAAACGCTCGCCGAGCTTGTCTGA
- a CDS encoding winged helix-turn-helix transcriptional regulator: MAHDPSRCPNFQVDCINRKILDQISGKWSIMVLTMLGYGPHRFNAIKKQLEGISQKALTDTLRKLERNGVVNRRVLPTSPVGVEYELTALGQSLRTHVIALYTWTEENGEEISRAQAAFDERAA, from the coding sequence ATGGCGCATGATCCATCCCGATGCCCGAATTTCCAGGTGGATTGCATCAACCGAAAGATTCTCGACCAGATTTCCGGCAAATGGTCGATCATGGTTTTGACCATGCTTGGCTATGGCCCGCACCGGTTCAACGCGATCAAGAAGCAGCTCGAAGGCATCAGCCAGAAAGCGCTGACCGATACGCTGCGCAAGCTCGAGCGCAATGGCGTCGTCAACCGCAGGGTGCTACCAACGTCTCCCGTCGGCGTGGAATATGAGCTGACGGCGCTCGGTCAGTCTCTGCGCACGCATGTCATCGCGCTTTATACCTGGACCGAGGAGAACGGAGAGGAAATTTCCCGCGCTCAGGCCGCATTCGATGAACGCGCCGCCTGA
- a CDS encoding DUF1013 domain-containing protein, which translates to MAQKLLMPKATAVWLVDNTALSFDQIAELCKLHPLEVKAIADGESAQGIKGLDPISTGQLSRDEIARAENNPNHKLKLSEPKVRVPESKRKGPRYTPVSKRQDRPNAILWLVRNHPELKDAQISRLVGTTKSTIEQIRDRTHWNSANLTPMDPVTLGLCSQIDLDLEVEKSAKDRPLPSAEELDNARLASASEMESLGDSVNTSQEDKGMSADEVFSRFASLKNEGDEDEDDDNR; encoded by the coding sequence ATGGCACAAAAGCTGCTTATGCCCAAGGCGACAGCCGTATGGCTCGTGGACAACACGGCCTTGTCGTTCGATCAGATTGCCGAGCTGTGCAAGCTCCACCCGCTGGAAGTCAAGGCCATTGCCGACGGCGAGAGCGCGCAGGGCATCAAGGGCCTCGACCCGATCTCGACCGGCCAGCTTTCTCGTGACGAGATCGCGCGCGCGGAGAACAATCCGAACCACAAGCTGAAACTTTCCGAGCCGAAGGTGCGGGTGCCGGAATCCAAACGCAAGGGCCCGCGCTATACGCCGGTCTCCAAGCGTCAGGACCGCCCGAACGCCATTCTCTGGCTGGTGCGCAATCATCCGGAACTGAAGGACGCGCAGATTTCGCGCCTCGTCGGCACCACCAAGTCGACGATCGAGCAGATCCGTGACCGCACCCACTGGAACTCGGCCAATCTGACGCCGATGGATCCGGTGACGCTCGGCCTCTGCAGCCAGATAGACCTTGATCTCGAAGTCGAAAAATCGGCCAAGGACCGCCCTCTCCCGTCGGCCGAGGAACTCGACAATGCCCGTCTGGCTTCTGCAAGCGAGATGGAAAGCCTCGGCGACAGCGTCAACACATCGCAGGAAGACAAGGGCATGTCTGCCGACGAGGTGTTCTCGCGCTTTGCGTCGCTGAAGAATGAAGGCGATGAAGACGAGGATGATGACAACCGCTGA
- the acs gene encoding acetate--CoA ligase, giving the protein MSGKTYPVLKPAKTRALIDANKYEKWYQESVEEPEIFWDRHGRRIDWFKPYTKVKNTSFTGRVSIKWFEDGQTNVSYNCIDRHLKTHGEQTAIIWEGDNPYIDKKITYNQLYDQVCRMANVMKKHGVKKGDRVTIYMPMVPEAAYAMLACARIGAIHSVVFAGFSPEALAGRIVDCESTFVITCDQGVRGGKPIQLKENVDLAIDIAAKQYVMVNHVLCVRRTGGHVGWARGRDLWYHEEIKTVKGDCPPVKMRAEDPLFILYTSGSTGKPKGVLHTTGGYLVWASMTHEYVFDYKEGEIFWCAADVGWVTGHSYIVYGPLANCATTVMFEGVPTFPDSGRFWEVVDKHQVNILYTAPTAIRALMGAGDDLVKKSSRESLRLLGSVGEPINPEAWEWYYRVVGEERCPIVDTWWQTETGGMMITPLPGVTDLKPGSATKPFFGVKPQLVDNEGKVLEGAADGNLCITDSWPGQARSVYGDHHRFVQTYFSTYKGKYFTGDGCRRDEDGYYWITGRVDDVLNVSGHRLGTAEIESALVSHHFVSEAAVVGYPHPVKGQGIYCYVTLMSEHEPDEALRQELIKWVRAEIGPIATPDKIQFAPGLPKTRSGKIMRRILRKIAEDDFGALGDTSTLADPGVVDDLIENRQNKSKAA; this is encoded by the coding sequence ATGTCAGGCAAGACATATCCGGTTTTGAAGCCGGCAAAGACGCGCGCTCTGATCGATGCGAACAAATACGAGAAATGGTATCAGGAAAGCGTTGAGGAACCGGAGATCTTCTGGGACCGTCATGGCCGGCGGATCGACTGGTTCAAGCCCTATACCAAGGTCAAGAACACGTCGTTCACCGGCCGGGTCTCGATCAAGTGGTTCGAGGACGGGCAGACCAATGTCTCCTATAACTGTATCGACCGGCACCTGAAGACGCACGGGGAACAGACCGCCATCATCTGGGAAGGCGACAACCCCTATATCGACAAGAAGATCACCTATAACCAGCTTTACGATCAGGTCTGCCGCATGGCAAACGTGATGAAGAAGCACGGCGTCAAGAAAGGCGACCGGGTGACGATCTACATGCCGATGGTGCCGGAAGCGGCCTATGCGATGCTCGCTTGCGCGCGCATCGGCGCCATTCATTCGGTGGTCTTTGCCGGTTTCTCGCCGGAAGCGCTCGCCGGCCGCATCGTCGATTGCGAATCGACCTTCGTGATCACCTGCGATCAGGGCGTGCGCGGCGGCAAGCCGATCCAGCTCAAGGAAAATGTCGACCTCGCCATCGATATCGCCGCCAAGCAGTATGTCATGGTCAACCATGTGCTCTGCGTGCGCCGTACCGGCGGCCATGTCGGCTGGGCCCGCGGGCGCGATCTCTGGTATCACGAGGAAATCAAGACGGTGAAGGGCGATTGCCCGCCGGTAAAGATGCGCGCGGAAGACCCGCTGTTCATCCTCTATACCTCCGGTTCGACGGGCAAGCCGAAGGGCGTGCTGCACACCACCGGTGGCTATCTCGTCTGGGCCTCGATGACGCATGAATATGTCTTCGACTACAAGGAGGGCGAGATCTTCTGGTGCGCGGCCGATGTCGGCTGGGTCACAGGCCATTCCTATATCGTCTACGGGCCGCTCGCCAATTGCGCGACGACGGTGATGTTCGAAGGGGTCCCGACCTTCCCGGATTCCGGCCGCTTCTGGGAGGTGGTCGACAAGCATCAGGTCAATATCCTCTACACCGCTCCGACGGCTATCCGCGCGCTGATGGGGGCTGGCGACGATCTGGTGAAGAAATCCTCGCGCGAAAGCCTGCGCCTGCTCGGCTCGGTCGGCGAGCCGATCAACCCGGAAGCCTGGGAATGGTATTACCGCGTCGTTGGCGAGGAGCGCTGCCCGATCGTCGATACCTGGTGGCAGACGGAAACCGGCGGCATGATGATCACGCCGCTGCCGGGCGTGACCGACCTGAAGCCCGGTTCGGCCACCAAGCCCTTCTTCGGGGTCAAGCCGCAACTGGTGGACAACGAGGGCAAGGTGCTGGAAGGCGCGGCCGACGGCAATCTCTGCATCACCGACAGCTGGCCGGGGCAGGCGCGCTCGGTCTATGGCGACCATCACCGTTTCGTCCAGACCTATTTCTCCACCTACAAGGGGAAATATTTCACCGGCGACGGCTGCCGACGCGACGAGGACGGCTATTACTGGATCACCGGCCGCGTCGACGATGTGCTCAACGTTTCCGGCCACCGTCTCGGCACGGCGGAAATCGAGAGCGCGCTGGTCTCGCACCATTTCGTGTCGGAGGCCGCGGTCGTCGGCTATCCGCATCCGGTCAAGGGGCAGGGCATTTATTGCTATGTCACGCTGATGAGCGAGCACGAGCCTGATGAGGCGCTCCGGCAGGAACTGATCAAGTGGGTGCGTGCCGAAATCGGCCCGATCGCGACGCCGGACAAGATTCAGTTCGCGCCCGGCCTGCCGAAGACGCGTTCCGGCAAGATCATGCGCCGCATCCTCAGAAAGATCGCCGAGGACGATTTCGGTGCGCTGGGCGATACATCGACGCTCGCCGACCCCGGCGTCGTCGACGACCTCATCGAGAACCGCCAGAACAAGTCCAAGGCGGCGTAA
- a CDS encoding DeoR/GlpR family DNA-binding transcription regulator yields the protein MHLIRERQDIILQRLKTGNRVLAADLATEFAVSEDTIRRDLRELAARGLCERVYGGALPVAPAAGPLKARDNKDDAEKQALGRLLASEIRDGMSVFLDASSTNIAAARSLPENLHGFIVTNAPAIAAALDGHRTLDVIMIGGRIHREVGGAIGAGAIEDLQAFHFDLCLLGACGIDVEAGLTCFHYEDALFKREAAACARRVVTAMTAAKFATRAPCSVIALDALDALAVPEMLDAAARAALEETGLELIGKGAER from the coding sequence ATGCATCTGATCCGCGAAAGACAGGACATCATTCTTCAACGGCTGAAGACCGGCAACCGGGTTCTGGCTGCTGATCTGGCAACTGAATTCGCCGTTTCCGAAGACACGATCCGCCGTGACCTGAGGGAGCTGGCCGCGCGCGGCCTGTGCGAGCGGGTCTATGGCGGGGCGTTGCCCGTTGCGCCGGCCGCGGGGCCGCTGAAGGCCCGCGACAACAAGGATGACGCGGAGAAGCAGGCGCTCGGCCGCCTGCTTGCCAGTGAAATCCGCGATGGCATGAGCGTATTTCTCGATGCCTCCAGCACGAACATCGCCGCCGCCCGCTCCCTGCCGGAAAACCTTCACGGCTTCATCGTCACCAATGCGCCGGCGATCGCGGCCGCGCTCGACGGGCACCGGACGCTCGATGTGATCATGATCGGCGGCCGCATCCACCGCGAGGTCGGCGGGGCCATCGGCGCGGGCGCGATCGAAGACCTTCAGGCTTTCCATTTCGATCTCTGTCTGCTCGGCGCCTGCGGGATCGACGTCGAGGCGGGACTGACTTGCTTTCACTACGAGGACGCCCTGTTCAAGCGCGAGGCGGCGGCCTGCGCCCGCCGCGTGGTCACCGCCATGACGGCGGCAAAATTTGCCACGCGCGCCCCCTGTAGCGTCATCGCGCTTGATGCGCTCGACGCGCTGGCTGTTCCGGAAATGCTCGACGCCGCGGCGCGGGCAGCGCTCGAGGAGACCGGCCTGGAGCTGATCGGGAAGGGAGCGGAACGATGA
- a CDS encoding VOC family protein — translation MTVTRIVHVALWTADLDRLAAFYERVFAAHAGARYESRRRPGFVSRFITLTDGPAIEIMQAPWLGPAGDPSAERPGYAHIAIGLGSIGAVDRLAADAEREGFLASAPRRTGDGFYEAVLTDPDGNLIEITA, via the coding sequence ATGACGGTCACCCGCATTGTCCACGTGGCGCTCTGGACCGCCGATCTCGACCGGCTTGCGGCTTTTTATGAACGCGTCTTCGCCGCGCATGCCGGCGCGCGTTACGAAAGCCGCCGCCGCCCCGGCTTCGTCTCGCGCTTCATCACGCTGACAGACGGGCCTGCTATCGAGATCATGCAGGCGCCCTGGCTCGGCCCGGCGGGTGACCCGTCCGCCGAACGCCCGGGCTATGCCCACATCGCCATCGGCCTCGGCAGTATCGGTGCCGTCGACCGGCTGGCGGCCGATGCGGAGCGGGAGGGCTTTCTGGCGAGCGCGCCGCGCCGGACCGGCGACGGCTTCTACGAGGCCGTCCTGACGGACCCGGACGGCAACCTGATTGAAATCACCGCATGA
- a CDS encoding MFS transporter has product MTRKPMIDTLLEETGRPRRYMSPHRLGVSLLFLMNGFYMGSWAPKIPVFAEKLGLSEGELGLMILVFGVGSILAMPLTGVFNARFGSTKVGKVSALMFLPMLILLTLSNAIWLAAIVLFLFGGLMASMDVSMNANTVAVEKVEHRAIMSSCHAFWSLGGLLGAAMGGFLIEMTGPLGHAIAATALAGLFLAIGFPRLVEDTPSGEERQQKIRLPMTPLPWLIGIVALFSMIPEGAIMDWSALYLRNERGVDIALAGFGFAAFQLSMTTMRFAGDLVRDRLGGVKTMRICAVLSVTGLLLAGLAPSTPLIILGFAIAGLGISNMVPIAFSAAGNLPGMAPGIGLSVTTTLGYSGILVAPSLIGFLAEHTGFSPIFMGLSLLHVIVFLLAPLMRYADRDRVG; this is encoded by the coding sequence ATGACGAGAAAACCAATGATCGACACCCTGCTTGAAGAGACTGGCCGCCCGCGACGCTACATGTCGCCCCATCGCCTCGGCGTCTCGCTGCTCTTTCTCATGAACGGCTTCTACATGGGCTCCTGGGCGCCCAAGATCCCGGTGTTTGCCGAAAAGCTCGGCCTTTCGGAGGGCGAACTCGGTCTGATGATCCTCGTCTTCGGCGTGGGCTCGATCCTGGCCATGCCGCTGACGGGCGTTTTCAACGCCCGCTTCGGCTCGACAAAGGTCGGCAAGGTCTCGGCGCTGATGTTCCTGCCGATGCTGATCCTGCTCACGCTCTCAAACGCGATCTGGCTGGCGGCGATTGTGCTTTTTCTGTTCGGCGGGCTGATGGCATCGATGGACGTGTCGATGAACGCCAATACGGTCGCGGTCGAAAAGGTCGAACACCGGGCGATCATGTCCTCCTGTCACGCCTTCTGGAGCCTGGGCGGACTTCTTGGCGCCGCGATGGGCGGCTTTCTGATCGAAATGACGGGGCCGCTCGGCCACGCAATTGCGGCTACCGCTCTGGCGGGCCTGTTTCTGGCGATCGGCTTTCCGCGCCTTGTCGAAGACACGCCCTCCGGCGAAGAGCGGCAGCAGAAAATCCGCCTGCCGATGACGCCGCTGCCCTGGCTGATCGGCATCGTCGCGCTGTTTTCCATGATCCCCGAAGGCGCAATCATGGACTGGAGCGCGCTTTATCTGCGCAATGAGCGCGGCGTCGATATCGCGCTTGCCGGTTTCGGCTTCGCCGCCTTCCAGCTCTCGATGACGACGATGCGCTTTGCAGGTGACCTTGTGCGCGACCGCCTCGGCGGGGTGAAGACGATGCGGATCTGCGCGGTGCTCTCCGTCACGGGCCTCCTGCTTGCAGGCCTCGCGCCATCCACGCCGCTGATCATTCTCGGTTTTGCCATTGCCGGGCTCGGCATTTCCAACATGGTGCCGATCGCCTTTTCGGCCGCCGGCAACCTGCCCGGCATGGCCCCGGGCATCGGCCTGTCGGTCACGACCACGCTCGGCTATTCCGGCATTCTCGTCGCCCCCTCGCTGATCGGCTTTCTGGCGGAGCACACCGGCTTCTCGCCGATCTTCATGGGCCTGTCGCTTCTCCATGTCATCGTCTTCCTGCTGGCGCCGCTGATGCGCTACGCCGACCGCGACCGGGTGGGCTGA
- the ispG gene encoding flavodoxin-dependent (E)-4-hydroxy-3-methylbut-2-enyl-diphosphate synthase has product MTLAAPRNFDPLPRRASVAVDVGGVIVGGGAPVVVQSMTNTDTADIDATVAQVAALSKAGSELVRITVDRDEAAAAVPRIRERLEHLGLDVPLVGDFHYIGHKLLADHPACAEALAKYRINPGNVGFRDKRDKQFAEIIEMAIRYEKPVRIGVNWGSLDQELLTRLMDENAEAGSPLSARDVTREAIVQSALLSAELAEEIGLARNRIILSAKVSQVQDLIAVYSMLAERSDHALHLGLTEAGMGTKGIVASSASMGYVLQHGIGDTIRVSLTPEPGGDRTREVQVAQELLQVMGFRQFVPVVAACPGCGRTTSTVFQELASKIQSDLRKNMPVWRDKYPGVEALNVAVMGCIVNGPGESKHADIGISLPGTGETPAAPVFIDGKKAKTLRGPNIAADFEAMVSDYIENRFGSGSQAAE; this is encoded by the coding sequence ATGACGCTTGCCGCTCCCCGCAATTTCGACCCCTTGCCTCGCCGCGCCTCGGTTGCCGTTGATGTCGGCGGCGTGATTGTCGGAGGCGGCGCTCCGGTGGTCGTCCAGTCGATGACCAACACGGATACGGCCGATATCGACGCGACCGTCGCGCAGGTGGCGGCGCTGTCCAAGGCCGGTTCCGAACTGGTGCGCATCACGGTTGATCGCGACGAGGCGGCCGCCGCCGTGCCGCGCATTCGCGAACGGCTGGAGCATCTCGGTCTCGACGTGCCGCTCGTCGGCGATTTTCATTATATCGGCCACAAGCTTCTGGCCGATCACCCGGCCTGCGCCGAGGCCCTTGCCAAATACCGCATCAATCCCGGCAATGTCGGCTTCCGCGACAAGCGCGACAAGCAGTTTGCAGAGATCATCGAAATGGCGATCCGCTACGAAAAGCCGGTCCGCATCGGCGTCAACTGGGGCTCGCTTGACCAGGAGCTGCTGACGCGGCTGATGGACGAGAACGCCGAAGCCGGTTCGCCGCTTTCCGCCCGCGATGTCACCCGTGAAGCCATCGTGCAATCCGCGCTTCTGTCGGCCGAACTGGCCGAGGAGATCGGCCTCGCCCGCAATCGCATCATCCTCTCGGCCAAGGTCTCCCAGGTCCAGGACTTGATCGCCGTCTATTCCATGCTGGCCGAACGTTCGGACCATGCGCTGCATCTGGGCCTCACGGAAGCCGGCATGGGCACCAAGGGCATCGTCGCCTCGTCCGCCTCCATGGGCTATGTGCTGCAGCACGGCATCGGCGACACGATCCGCGTGTCTCTGACGCCGGAGCCCGGCGGCGACCGCACCCGCGAGGTGCAGGTGGCGCAGGAACTGCTGCAGGTCATGGGTTTCCGCCAGTTCGTGCCGGTGGTGGCCGCCTGTCCCGGTTGCGGGCGCACGACCTCGACCGTGTTTCAGGAACTGGCCTCCAAAATCCAGTCGGATCTTCGCAAGAACATGCCGGTTTGGCGCGATAAATATCCGGGCGTGGAAGCGCTCAACGTCGCGGTGATGGGCTGCATCGTCAACGGTCCGGGCGAAAGCAAGCATGCCGATATCGGCATCTCTCTGCCCGGCACCGGCGAAACGCCCGCCGCCCCGGTCTTCATCGACGGCAAGAAGGCCAAGACCCTGCGCGGGCCGAACATCGCCGCCGATTTCGAGGCGATGGTCAGCGATTATATCGAGAACCGCTTCGGTTCGGGCAGTCAGGCTGCGGAATAG
- a CDS encoding DUF1413 domain-containing protein: MLDEDQIANRLLALEPGEFHFPELYGEGWNRLYIGDKVKFGREFLNAVRKGRFPGVEDTGRKKGGGRLYVKN; this comes from the coding sequence ATGCTCGACGAAGACCAGATCGCAAACCGGCTCCTCGCTCTGGAGCCGGGCGAATTTCATTTCCCGGAACTCTACGGCGAAGGCTGGAACCGCCTCTATATCGGCGACAAGGTGAAGTTCGGCCGCGAATTCCTCAACGCCGTGCGCAAGGGCCGCTTTCCCGGCGTGGAGGACACCGGCCGCAAGAAGGGCGGCGGCAGGCTTTATGTGAAGAACTGA
- a CDS encoding LysE family translocator yields MDTPQLLGSLALAWAAYFVAVVSPGPATLAIAGTAMSQGRQQAVALANGVLTGSFFWAVLAGAGMAAVVTKLAYGLMALKIIGGCYLLYLAYKSFRAAMRADAADMAPKIAGRLSLGAFYRRGLYIHLTNPKAIFAWVSLVSIGLPKDADHGTIILFIAGANIIGFLTFNALALMFSSDVVVRGYRKGRRAIEGTMAALFTLAGLKLLTTRF; encoded by the coding sequence ATGGATACGCCGCAGCTTCTGGGATCTCTGGCACTTGCCTGGGCGGCCTATTTCGTTGCCGTCGTCAGCCCCGGCCCGGCAACGCTTGCCATTGCCGGCACGGCCATGAGCCAGGGCAGGCAGCAGGCCGTGGCGCTGGCCAACGGCGTTCTGACCGGCTCCTTTTTCTGGGCCGTGCTGGCCGGCGCCGGCATGGCCGCCGTGGTGACGAAGCTTGCCTATGGGCTGATGGCGCTGAAGATCATCGGCGGGTGCTATCTGCTTTATCTGGCCTACAAGAGCTTTCGCGCCGCGATGCGCGCGGATGCCGCCGACATGGCGCCGAAGATTGCCGGGCGTCTCAGCCTCGGCGCCTTCTACCGGCGCGGCCTCTATATCCACCTCACCAATCCGAAGGCGATCTTTGCCTGGGTTTCGCTCGTGTCCATCGGCCTGCCGAAGGATGCCGATCATGGCACCATCATCCTGTTCATCGCCGGCGCCAATATCATCGGCTTCCTGACCTTCAACGCGCTGGCGCTGATGTTCTCGTCCGACGTTGTCGTGCGCGGCTACCGCAAGGGCCGCCGCGCCATCGAGGGGACGATGGCCGCGCTCTTCACACTTGCCGGCCTGAAACTTCTGACGACAAGGTTCTGA
- a CDS encoding pyrroline-5-carboxylate reductase, with the protein MTIGFIGTGEITKAVVTGMSTVDGEKPTILVSPRNEEIAAGLADRFENVEIAASNQDVIDGAETVCLALRPGDAEEIVKTLKFGPSHHVISFMPTFSQARLAKIVAPATRITLVTPLPAVAFHGGPTPVFPPDEDAIAMFDPLGTVVAAETDDEYQAMCVATASLAGAFAYYETIADWLQAKNLPADKARAFSGAVFYALAATARNAPEMSFSELTRESATRGGTNEQVLKHLKDNNVYTAFSKALDGIWDRFENAKPSSD; encoded by the coding sequence ATGACAATCGGGTTTATCGGAACGGGCGAGATCACGAAGGCCGTGGTGACCGGCATGAGCACGGTCGATGGCGAGAAGCCGACCATTCTTGTCTCGCCGCGCAATGAGGAAATCGCGGCCGGACTTGCCGACCGCTTCGAGAATGTCGAGATCGCGGCGAGCAATCAGGACGTTATCGACGGCGCGGAGACGGTTTGCCTGGCGCTGAGGCCGGGCGATGCCGAAGAGATCGTCAAGACGCTGAAATTCGGCCCATCCCACCACGTCATCAGCTTCATGCCGACCTTCAGCCAGGCGCGGCTTGCCAAGATCGTTGCCCCGGCAACGCGGATCACGCTGGTGACGCCGCTGCCGGCGGTCGCCTTTCACGGCGGCCCGACGCCGGTCTTCCCGCCGGATGAGGACGCGATTGCGATGTTCGATCCGCTCGGCACCGTGGTTGCCGCCGAGACGGATGACGAATACCAGGCGATGTGCGTCGCCACCGCCTCGCTTGCCGGCGCCTTTGCCTATTACGAGACGATTGCCGACTGGCTTCAGGCGAAGAACCTGCCGGCCGACAAGGCGCGGGCCTTTTCCGGCGCAGTTTTCTACGCGCTTGCCGCAACGGCTCGCAACGCGCCTGAGATGTCGTTTTCCGAACTGACGCGGGAATCGGCGACACGTGGCGGCACCAATGAACAGGTGCTCAAACACCTGAAGGACAACAACGTCTATACCGCGTTTTCAAAGGCGCTTGACGGCATCTGGGATCGGTTCGAGAATGCGAAACCTTCTTCCGACTGA